Proteins found in one Neomonachus schauinslandi chromosome 1, ASM220157v2, whole genome shotgun sequence genomic segment:
- the LOC110574508 gene encoding LOW QUALITY PROTEIN: olfactory receptor 1361-like (The sequence of the model RefSeq protein was modified relative to this genomic sequence to represent the inferred CDS: inserted 1 base in 1 codon; deleted 2 bases in 1 codon) yields the protein MAMEKANVTSVSEFLLLGLSENPKQQQPLFILFLTMYLVTGLGNLLIFLAIATDPRLHTPMYFFLANLAFVDICFTSTTIPKMLANHVSGHKGIPYAGCLTQMFFFIWFAGVNSFPLTAMAYDRYVAICHPLHYASSVTPQLCGXLVAASWSAAFGNALTHTVLLTRLSFCTHNRVPHFFCDLSPLLKLACSDTFLNNAMVYTVGALPTVTAFVGILVSYTRIFATVLRIPSTRGKQKAFSTCGSHLSVVSLFYGTLIEVYFSPTSSHTAQKDTAAAVMYTVVTPMLNPFIYSLRNSDMKGALGALINRKPVFIQ from the exons TGGCCATGGAAAAGGCAAATGTCACCTCGGTCTCTGAGTTCCTGCTCCTGGGCCTCTCAGAGAACCCCAAGCAACAGCAACCGCTGTTCATCCTCTTCCTGACTATGTACCTGGTCACGGGACTGGGGAACCTGCTCATCTTCCTGGCTATCGCCACTGACCCCCGACTCCACActcccatgtacttcttcctggcTAACTTGGCCTTTGTGGACATTTGCTTCACCTCTACCACCATTCCCAAGATGCTGGCCAACCACGTGTCAGGGCACAAAGGGATCCCTTACGCGGGCTGCCTGACCCAGATGTTCTTCTTCATCTGGTTTGCTGGCGTCAATAGCTTCCCGCTGActgccatggcctatgaccgctatgtggccatctgtCACCCTCTGCACTATGCCAGCTCTGTA ACACCACAGCTCTGCG CTCTGGTGGCTGCATCCTGGTCTGCAGCCTTCGGGAATGCCCTGACCCACACCGTATTATTGACTcgcctctccttctgcacccacAACCGCGTGCCCCATTTCTTTTGTGACCTCAGCCCTCTGCTGAAGCTGGCCTGCTCTGACACCTTTCTCAATAATGCAATGGTGTACACTGTGGGCGCCCTGCCCACTGTCACCGCCTTTGTGGGCATCTTGGTCTCCTACACACGCATCTTTGCCACGGTGCTGAGGATCCCCTCCACCAGAGGCAAGCAGAAGGCTTTCTCCACCTGTGGCTCTCATCTGTCTGTGGTGTCCCTGTTCTATGGGACACTCATTGAGGTTTATTTTAGCCCCACATCCTCCCACACAGCCCAGAAGGACACAGCCGCTGCGGTGATGTACACCGTGGTCACTCCCATGCTGAACCCTTTCATCTACAGCCTACGCAACAGTGACATGAAGGGGGCCTTGGGGGCCCTCATCAATAGGAAGCCAGTTTTTATTCAGTGA